The genomic stretch ctatatatattagaaatatatatatctataaacaGAATTAAGGACGTGTTAATaagctatatttttataagcTATTTTAGAAGGCAAAGCTATATCTTAATTTctgtaaaattttaacattttctaaTCTATCCCGTTTTGTAGTTGACAACATTGAAGTTTACTTTAACATTGTGTCTCAAGACAATCTTTGTTCAATTTGTTTATGTAACATATAAGGATGTCGGACCTTTAGAAAAATGTGAAAGACTTATTGTCAGCCCTGAGAAGTAAGCATGTTGAGATTCCCTGGggttaaatacataaaaaacatgttttaaaatagggggcagggtggccgagtggttaagaGCTCgtcttccgaacctggggtcctgggttcgaatctcagtgggattttgaatttcgggatttttagggcgcccctgagttcacccaactctaatgggtacctgactttagttggggaaaataaaggcggttggtcgttgtgctggtcacatgacgccctgctcgttaaccgttggccacagaaacagataaccttaacatcatcttccccatagatctcaaggtctgaattgggaaactttttttatgtttaaaaataactataaataattatttcattactaaggtatgatacaaaataatacaCAAATATCAGTCGGAccacataaaaaataataacagatTCAAGAATACTTTTGTATTCGAAAGTAGTTTTATCGAATCGTTCAGCTGCGGATATCGATACCAACATTAATCAACAGCAGATAAAAAGGCGAAATTTCGATTGCTCCATTGAAATTCTGAGCAGAACTGAACGTAACATTGTACATTCTCGGATACAAAGGTTGTctagttaaaacaaaatgttggcGATTGTAGGGTTTCTTATTTTTGTATCAGCCGTTTCGGCATATCCTGCTGGtgagtttattattattattatcattattattattatgttagaaatgaacgagtagtcattctctggcactgccagggtcgagtttcgttaaagagaaacaaaattcatcatagtccctttaacagtttccaccgaggaattttttgatgatgtggcaggtctgcagcagtaccgccctctgacaggcaacgaagatgttcctaggaatgttaagggccttgaaggtgtctgtgaggtcagttgttatcatcccctcggttgatataacaatggggtatattgttattttggataatttccatagacgcttaatctccaagcctagattcccatattttctttgtttttctatctcagtttttttttaaattatgacacagtggtacggcgatgtcgataGTTGTAgcgtatttttttctttttttatcaacGAACAGTAGATCATAGCGATTAGAATCCATCGTTTTGTACTTTAAAATAGGCCTTTCCCAGTATAATAGAGGATCCTAAAGACGGCTTTGCCTAAGGCTTTACACCAGGAACTACACAGTGAAGCAAATGTTCCTCTGTTCCTTATTCTTAAAACTTGAGTCTATGTCTTAGCCACAGGGCTGGCCCTAACAATGTGGGgcccctatgcgaaacggattgcgcagtCTGGGTAgcgataaggataataagtgaaaattaagaattttgattagaaaataaatttgtctttacattacatttttattaaaatgaaagcagacttttcatatttttttcttttcaatttttttatcacgcgtaggattggcactttccaaattgaatgacactccaaaatgacagttttgtctatttttaacgAGATTTTTATGCGTTTTCgggatatttttataaaatcaggagatttccaggagcttctgaAAAATCTGGAGGCGcggttataatggtttaatttaataatttacaccttgAATTACCGCAGGAccaatgaaagtgcggggcccttTGCggcgcataggttgcagtggcttaaggccGGTCATGCTTAGCCATAAGGTTTTTTGAAATACATATACTGCAtggccaaaaaaacaaaaatctttgcTGGGCTTCCCAATCTGTTCCTGGCAGGGACCATAATAATTTCCGGCTCGGGTGTCAATGCAAGTCACTGATGTCTACGATTAATCGTAAAGTATAATTTTAAATAGCGCATACTTAGATGTGACCTGGTTCTTGGCTTACAGATCAGCCATGCAACATCTACGAGCTGAATGCGACAGACATTGTCCACCGATGTCTGGGTAACGAGACGCAGCTGTTGAATGAGCTTCTCTTACAGTGGCAGACTCCATTTGACGTCATTTGCAGGTAAGGGCGCAACACTGACGTCATGTAacgtttgttcttttttttttaaagcttatactaactctgtctgtctgtctgtctgtctggtaagactttgaacattttatttctcccaccATTATTGGACCAAGTTGAAACATTCAATAGCAAAGACCATACATgagtcaatttttttaaaaaagttaaccaattaactattttgtttgataccaacaaacgAAACTGACTCAGCAGTAGAGTGTTTGaaaggctaagtgcgcttgaacttggcttggctctgctacctatgaagggggctcgaggttcgacacccgactcgggcagagttctcctagataccccaactgagattggaccaaagcgctctgagcatgctgctATAAGCTataagccataatttattttatttattttaatcagaAGTATGACTAATTATGTGGAGTTTGACATATTTGACACGtcgtttctcccacaccaattctcgactcaaattaaaacttaaacaattatttattgtacctaacaaaacaagaatcaatttttaaaaaaataacaaattactcaattaattattggtaattcattattttgtttcatatcgaaaaggggaaataacttctacatcatTAAAATTTATAGTTGAAAATAAGGAGTTCTTCCCATacgatttgttttaaaaaaaagtgtattttacttgtttgtTCGCTACTTTGTCAGAGAACCTCTAGCTTACATTCtgtttgattatttattttgttattgacTTTAGCTCCTATAACTTTACACTCTCTCCTCAAAAAAACGAGCAATTTTTTTCGTgcacaatttatttcaatgttatTACTGGTGCTACTTGGCAACACGTTCTAGTCAGCTTTCATTCATtgctaactctttctctccgtaattagttaccacattctggtggaatcaacgttggtatcgtcagtgaggagagaaagagttaatgatttCATCAGAGTACATTTTATTTACGTGATttataaataagtaaaaaaattggCCGCCATTTTATTTTCGATTGTTTcagatgtttgtttgtaaaatgttttacatgtttcggatgttccttcaaagttgaagataattacttcctagtccaaacctcccgcaggacgacgggggatgggagcgggcagggtttgaaccctggaccatcgataaatctgaacgacattccagcgcgcaaaccgcacgaccaggcagccatccatccaGATGTTCgttgttgatctagatctattcttttatgtttgaccGTTTCATTGTATGACCAGTTAGCTAAGTTGGGTCACTGCATCGTGCTAACTACGCAAATGGCTTGGCTTCCGTTCAAAATTTgacaatatttttaatgtatttttcaatatttgaaagtaaaaaaaaatgcaaggaaAATAATAGCTTCCTGTTGTGTATCCTACGTGCTGCGATATTTATCATATATCTTTATTACTTAGAACTGTTGCATAAttataacaaaatgaaatataaatataaagtttactatattatttgaacacaaagtacttcttcttcttcttcatcgttctcattgttatgttggagtgttcatatgactagaccaatacatgagatgaactgcgcagtggtttccaaatcagggagctctccatatagttttctttctattggggtgatttggggccaatgtcttatacggacctcttggtagagagagcagttttggaggacgtggtcggcgttttttggtgatactccacatgggcagatttcactggttccaattttgagcttccggaacatgtgttgtcgcattctgttgtgtccggtcctgagtcgaaagattagacgttggtcttgtcgggatagcttatagtaagcgtcatctttcttgtgatttggatgggagctcgtccatttctcatttattttatctacaattaatttcttcatttcttctggatagagtgcagagtttatttgtgagtttgttctcccactcttggcgagtgtgtcagccttctcatttcctgctagttgtatgtgagctggtatccattgaataacagtttttttttgctgttgtggttgagtaCGAATACGTGTTTATACTTCCTTATTAGTTCTGGGAATACTTGAAAAtcaaaaactattttgtttctctttatcgTAATTTATTTAAGGTCATTGACTTTGTGACACAGAGAAGGATGTTCTTCCATTTAGTAGGTTTCCAACCttctaaaccaggggttctcagcctgtgggtcgcgacccccttgggggtcgattgacgatttgccaggggttgcctaagaccatcgaaaatatggattgttattgtctattcttctattgctgtatgtgtgtgagcgggggggggggggtcgcggcagagtggggtattgtaaaaaggggtcgcctagcataaaaggttgagaaccgctgtaatCTAAACAAACCTTACACCATACGTTGGTAgatttcttctaaaaaaaaaaagtatcttctTGTGTAGTTTAAATATGTTAAGTTTGTATAGGAATAATAACCGCAGTGTgattttctttgtcagagtttcAAGATGGTCTTAGCACGAAAGCTTCTTGTCACCAATGGCCCCCAGATATTTGTACCAGCTGACTTGTTGTACTGGTATATTGTTTATCTGCAGTTCTTGTAAGCTATCGGTTGTTTTGTTCCTTCTGAAGTCTGTTAATCTTTCTTACGTTTTGTGACATTCATTACATTTCTACCACATTTCTTCACATCATTTTCTCttctttatttttcatttactgTATTGTGTGGCTTAAAGAACGCCATTTTGATCTTCAgaatttaaatgtaaacaagGAGCTGATAGCTGTGGCGTATTTTTTAGCTGTAAATATCCCCAATGGTAGCTACACATCGGTAATGGGACGTGACTTCTATGTGGTAAAGTGTAAATCAATTTTCAGAGTCTTCACCACACACCTacaactagacctagaatcctATACttttaagcgagcaattcttgtatgtatgtatgtatgtatgtatatatatatatttatacatatataaattttatttcgaaaacggctctaacgatttaaaaaaataaaataaaatttatatatatataaatatatatacatacatacatacatacatacaagaattgctcgcttaagagtataggatatatataaatatatatatacatacatacatactagaattgctcgcttaagagtataggattttgcaatttttagatacataatctagaaagatctatgtaatcaatctatttaaatgtacacaagatgatttaaatcaacatgaattattttcatctaggatttttgaaacattatctcaatggaaacaaacaggaaatggctttgtaaGTCTATGATTATAACTATGTAAAACAagatgtacattcacaccagactcactcataatttacttACGAAAAGTTtttatcagattgtttctatttaatgatttgattgcctggggaacaaaagagtttttgtgtctgtctttgctatcggtgtcttctatctagactagatttagatttcagATTTCTAGATTAGTTCTTGGTCtagatccagtggcgtagcatccatggcgcgaaggggttcaatgaacccgggcccacaagcgataggggcccacagctgtggcgtagcaaccatggcgcgaaggccAGTTGGAACCCACAttagaacttaggaagaacatttgtttgttcatttgaaacacttttaagtagtttaactctgttaagaagttgtaaaaacattgacttttaagacactattacttatatgcagtcctaacagaatcaaacgttatgacatcattactttttttaaagaaaaaggtacgatctttaaattggaatgtctttacatttagtttactcatttttgtcacacaataaatttgtcttattggctggagaggagcccatcaagatgttcttgaacccggagtactagtgtgatatttacttttgtagcaggcagtggttacgtcctatggTTCTCGCaatactggagtgatatttacttgtgtagcaggcagtggttacgtcctatagttctcgcagtactggagtgatatttacttgtgtagcaggcagtggttacgtcgtatacatctacagtctctggccatcatctaaattaaaatttaacttaacactaatagtccaataatcaaactacatgcttacatattacttccttatgtgtcttaaaacgaatagatattaattgATAATATCGTTTTATCACGTGCTATTAAGAATGTGCActtataatactgtctctaattcagtcacaagaagcactggcacttgatttccaacatcaattTGGTCCAACACCCAGCCGTGTTTTtgccatctcccatttagctcgagcctgtcacacaagtcctgggttggatccccatactaaatgaaatatagattttaaatgttttcttggaggttcagcgagtacctatttaaattattccgatagaggattccagcggtggttgattttgaaaccaatacgatgccaatgcccatacattctcatcgtatgacctcaaaaccatccattcaaagttagtttgtttctttgttttcttgcggtggttgattttgaaaccaatacgtgcaatgcccacacattcacatcgtatgacctcaaaaccatccattcgaattatttttttcaagttacgatctttacattggaatgtctttgcatttagattactcattttttgACAGGGGGGGgccaccaagatgttcttgaacccgggcccacgggtacttgctacgccactgtctagatctagattagttctagaactagaatctaaactagatctagaccatatctagaaTTGGAATCTAGTTTAGAGctagatttctagactagttctagttctagactagatctggatctagatctaaagtagatctcgatctagaatgtagaatttaaatctaaatcttcaTTTAGCCTCTAATTAGTCTAATTTCGATTGTTGTCAAGGATATGTCAAAATTGCACACTAGAAAAGTAATTCgttcgattttcattttctcttctagcacctgagatctaaacgggacggacggacggacagacagaccacacaaaacaaatagcgtctattcccctttcgggggccgctaaaaatagtaTTAACTTTTCAATTACAGCAATCTGGATAGCGTCCCATACTTCCTCGCTTGTGTTCAAGAAGAGTTTATCAGTTGTCTCCCTTACGGTGAAGAGTTACTCGCCGTGCTGCCAGACAAAGAGAGGATGCTCTATGGACTGACATTCATCTGTGAAAATAAAGCAGGTAAAGTCCCAAACAAGGCACACACCAGTGATCCTAtgtggagatttttttttgtttcagtacaGTAATTTCTATAACTTGATAGCcctatatttttacaaagcttatatccattcactctgtctgtctgtcacgttatTTTTCCCTCACCCATTCTTAGATCAAGGTGAAATtattcacaattatttattttacctaacgaaaacatgaatcaatttaaaaaattaaccatttagttaAAGACTTATTTGTAGTAAGTTTTCCTTTGAGACCTTACCTTGCCATCTTTAggccaaatgatgaaaaaggcatctgtttctgtggctaacaatgtcatatggccagcacaacgaccaaccgccttttctgtTCCCCAATTAATTGagtagggtggactcagagtctCAGTGGCGCCCTGAAGATGCCTATATtgaaaataccagtcttcaccaggattcgaacctgggaccccccccctttagggtttggaagccaagttcTTACCACTCAGTTTTGGTTTGTCTTGTTATATGAGAATGTGTTAGCACCTTTTAGCACTATAGAATCGAAGTCTTCCTTTGTAGCTACATTTATGTTTTctgtagttggcaacattgaaatTCCATTTAGCGTCATACacattgtttagtttctctGTAGTAATGAATTACTAAATCACCGAGGCCAGGAAATCGCTTGTCTACCGGAACTTAAACCCTGACATAGCTGTTCGAGCTTACACCTAGTACCATCTGTCTTGATTCACCAGGGACAGGCGCTCTGGTCATTCTGTATACACTGCTATTAGTCTAAGGCTGCTTGTGTCTTTTGACGACACTTCTTTTAGTCGACACTTGTTTCAGACAATATTCGTATAAGACGACACTTATTTCAGATGACACTTATTTCAGAGGACACTTGTTTCAGACGACTGTTGATTCAGATGAAAATTGTTTCAGATGACAATTGCTTCAGGCGACAATTGTTTCAGATGACACTTATTTCTGGTGACATTTATTTCAAGATGACACTTGTTTTAGATTACACATGTTTTAAGTGACACTTATTTCGGGGGACAATTGTTTCAGATGACACTTGTTTTAGATTACACATGTTTTAAATGACACTTACTTCGGGTGACAATTGTTTCAGATGACACTTGTTTTAGATTACACATGTTTTAAATGACACTTACTTCAGGTGACAATTATTTCAAATGACACTTGTTTTAGATTACACATGTTTTAAATGACACTTATTTCGGGTGACAATTGTTTCAGATGACACTTGCTTTAGATTACACATGTTTTAAATGACACTTATTTCGGGTGACAATTGTTTCAGATGACACTTGCTTTAGATTACACATGTTTTAAATGACACTTATTTCGGGTGACAATTGTTTCAGATGACACTTGCTTTAGATTACACATGTTTTAAATGACACTTATTTCGGGTGACAATTGTTTCAGATGACACTTGTTTTAGATTACACATGTTTTAAATGACACTTATTTCGGGTGACAATTGTTTCAGACGACAACTGTTTCAGTTGAACCTCACTTCAGATGACATTTATTTCAGATGACACTTATTTCAGACGACTATTGTTTCAGGTGACACTTGTTTCAGACGAGCCGTTTCTTGTCTTCCTCAGAGCTTGTTGACAACGAGTGCATGAAAGAGACTGAAAGAGAACACACGCAGTGTCTGGTCAGCAAGATGTACGGTCTGAAAAATGTTTTGGGGGAACCGAGCAAACGAAATATACAAACAGCTTTGTGCAGGTAAGGGAGATCATTTGAATTGTTGAGATTTGTTATCCTTGGTTAAGGGAGATAATTTGAATAGAcagtgaaaactttttttttcttaggtaagggagataaattgagtaaataaaaagatttattttttttttggaatggaTATCTAGGATCTTTCAgtagcatctcagttccattgctaAGATCCTACTCTCTAGTTCTGCAACCTTCTAAGAATTTGGCCTTGGCCTGGGAGCGCATCGACGGctatgcttttgtttttttccagatagttttgaggttTGCATGTGCTGCTGCAGAATTAATGTGGCttattgtgttttaatttttttcagcaTGGTTGAAATACAGAAATCTTGTTCTAAGCTATTTCATGGTAACTGCACTGAAGATGCCCTGAACCTCGCCGACGAGGCATACGACAGGCTGCTCAGGCTCGACCACTGCACTGCCAGCAACACGATCGTAATAGAGGATGAGAAACATGTAAGTGAAGTTTCccgttcagaccttgtggtctatagggctgatgatggaaaggtcatctgttcctgtggcctacggttaacgagggtgtcttgtggccagcacgacgacctaccacctttactttttcccaactaatgtcaggtgcccattagagcttggtggaagATCCTGAgcttaaaaatcacagtcttcaccaagattcaaaccagAGGCCTCCGGTTAAGAGGCCAAGtgctttaacactcagccactgcgcctccatgTAAGACTTTTAGACAATCGATATTCTTCTTTTGCaagggtgtggtggctgagtggtaaagcacttttGAATGGAAGGTACCTGGTTTGATTCtcctgaagactgggatattttgAGCTTTGGgatgttgctccttcacaactcagccaccgtgccccaCACCCTTGTCGTGAGACTGTCCAATTCTACTCTTTATCATTGGTGTTTGAGATGCCCAATTTACA from Biomphalaria glabrata chromosome 9, xgBioGlab47.1, whole genome shotgun sequence encodes the following:
- the LOC106064691 gene encoding uncharacterized protein LOC106064691 — encoded protein: MLAIVGFLIFVSAVSAYPADQPCNIYELNATDIVHRCLGNETQLLNELLLQWQTPFDVICSNLDSVPYFLACVQEEFISCLPYGEELLAVLPDKERMLYGLTFICENKAELVDNECMKETEREHTQCLVSKMYGLKNVLGEPSKRNIQTALCSMVEIQKSCSKLFHGNCTEDALNLADEAYDRLLRLDHCTASNTIVIEDEKHLVTLLLRSMLLPSRTQGHRSKQFFV